In Halobacteriovorax sp. HLS, one DNA window encodes the following:
- a CDS encoding YcgN family cysteine cluster protein, producing the protein MFWKDKKLDQFTNDEWESLCDGCGKCCLLKLEDPDTMEIAYTACSCDQLDTDKIQCKQYASRSLVVPECLQITPKNIAQLTYLPSTCSYKLIHEGKDLPEWHHLVCGDAQRIHEIGRSIKDYCVPVSRVAEEDWVDLIVEIED; encoded by the coding sequence ATGTTTTGGAAAGATAAGAAATTAGATCAATTTACTAATGATGAATGGGAATCTCTCTGTGATGGTTGTGGCAAATGCTGTTTACTAAAGCTTGAAGACCCTGACACTATGGAAATTGCTTATACCGCCTGTAGCTGTGATCAGCTTGATACCGATAAAATTCAATGTAAGCAGTATGCATCGAGAAGCCTTGTAGTACCTGAATGCTTGCAAATTACACCTAAAAATATTGCTCAGCTAACTTACTTACCTAGTACTTGCTCTTATAAACTTATTCATGAAGGAAAGGATCTTCCCGAGTGGCACCATCTTGTCTGTGGTGATGCTCAGAGAATTCATGAAATAGGCAGATCTATTAAGGATTACTGTGTTCCTGTCTCCCGTGTCGCTGAAGAAGATTGGGTCGATCTCATCGTTGAAATTGAAGATTAA
- a CDS encoding penicillin-insensitive murein endopeptidase, with protein MKIFTKIILPLSFMTSVFASTPIGYYSKGKIENSQSIDQFSGHFEKLFRGRSNLYATEYLLSDVVTIAEDIKSNFSDVEKLQIGDISSLNGGNIPRHASHQNGLDIDIVYLRVNKTPQSTTNPEWGEDFTNGKKVSKNFSVQRNWKLFTNIVSMGNVGRIFVDWSVKTKFCEIHGTSQDPLVKETLRRLRPAKYHKTHFHLRLECPKDAPKCRKQDPPANNTGCNNMEVDSL; from the coding sequence ATGAAAATATTTACTAAAATAATACTCCCTTTATCCTTTATGACCTCTGTATTTGCTTCTACTCCAATTGGCTATTACTCAAAAGGTAAAATTGAAAATTCTCAGTCTATAGACCAATTTAGCGGACACTTTGAAAAGTTGTTTAGAGGTAGATCGAACCTTTATGCTACTGAGTATCTTCTGAGTGATGTTGTTACTATAGCTGAAGATATTAAATCTAACTTCTCTGACGTTGAAAAGTTGCAGATTGGGGATATTTCTTCTCTTAATGGAGGCAATATTCCTCGCCATGCTTCTCATCAAAATGGACTTGATATAGATATAGTTTATTTAAGGGTAAATAAAACTCCTCAAAGTACAACTAATCCCGAGTGGGGGGAAGACTTTACGAATGGTAAAAAAGTTTCTAAGAACTTTTCTGTCCAGAGAAATTGGAAGCTCTTTACTAATATCGTATCTATGGGAAATGTTGGGCGTATTTTTGTCGATTGGAGTGTGAAGACTAAGTTTTGCGAAATTCATGGAACAAGTCAGGATCCTTTAGTTAAAGAAACACTAAGAAGATTAAGGCCTGCTAAGTATCATAAGACTCACTTTCATCTTAGGTTAGAATGTCCTAAAGATGCGCCTAAGTGCAGAAAGCAAGATCCTCCTGCAAATAATACAGGTTGTAACAATATGGAAGTAGATTCTCTATAG
- a CDS encoding N-acetylmuramoyl-L-alanine amidase translates to MKFITLFFFLLISLDNSSAKSILIDPGHGGEDCGAKGKYWVKKTLKIVCEKDIALSIAKEAHKLISKNHNAYLTRSVDRTLTLEQRAALADKIKADIFISIHINGSTSRSSRGFETFYLDNHDDAAVKKVEEVENKNSQGEQVIINKILADLVIDRTAPSSRKLSGKIHNRLSKVLPKKYGMIDRGVKPALFYVMALSKRPAILLEVGFISNQKELKIMSTKKFQKEYAKAIAQGVEDYFGKVKKRPPLL, encoded by the coding sequence ATGAAATTCATTACTCTGTTCTTTTTTCTTCTAATTTCCCTGGATAACTCCAGTGCTAAGTCTATACTCATTGACCCTGGTCATGGTGGAGAAGATTGTGGCGCAAAAGGAAAGTACTGGGTAAAGAAAACCCTAAAAATTGTGTGCGAAAAAGATATTGCTCTTTCCATTGCTAAAGAGGCCCACAAGCTTATCTCTAAAAATCACAATGCGTACCTAACAAGAAGTGTAGACAGAACACTTACCCTTGAACAAAGGGCAGCTCTAGCAGACAAAATAAAGGCAGATATCTTTATCTCAATTCATATCAATGGATCAACATCAAGATCATCAAGGGGATTTGAGACATTCTACTTAGATAATCATGATGATGCAGCTGTTAAGAAAGTCGAAGAAGTAGAAAATAAGAACTCACAAGGTGAGCAAGTTATTATAAATAAAATTCTTGCAGACTTAGTTATTGATCGAACAGCACCAAGCTCTCGAAAGCTATCAGGAAAAATTCATAACAGACTATCGAAAGTTCTACCTAAGAAGTATGGTATGATCGACAGGGGTGTTAAACCGGCCCTATTCTACGTCATGGCATTAAGTAAGAGACCGGCCATTTTACTAGAAGTTGGATTTATTTCTAATCAAAAAGAATTAAAAATAATGAGCACAAAGAAATTTCAAAAAGAATATGCTAAAGCAATCGCTCAAGGTGTTGAAGACTACTTCGGCAAAGTAAAGAAGAGACCACCCCTACTATAG